From Desulfobulbaceae bacterium, one genomic window encodes:
- a CDS encoding HU family DNA-binding protein, protein MNKAELVKDVATAAGLSQVAAEKALNGFMDSVKKSLKKGDSVTLVGFGTFSVSNRAARTGRNPQTGKAIKIAAKKVAKFKAGSRLAEAVN, encoded by the coding sequence ATGAACAAAGCAGAATTAGTTAAAGATGTTGCAACAGCGGCTGGATTGTCACAGGTAGCTGCAGAGAAAGCATTAAATGGTTTCATGGATTCAGTTAAGAAGAGTCTTAAAAAAGGTGATTCTGTTACGCTTGTTGGCTTTGGTACATTTTCTGTGTCTAATCGAGCTGCACGCACAGGACGTAATCCACAAACTGGAAAGGCAATTAAAATTGCAGCCAAAAAAGTTGCTAAGTTTAAGGCTGGTAGCCGGTTGGCAGAAGCAGTAAACTAA